The genomic window CCGAGCGCGCGGTCGTGCGCCTCCGGTGTCATGTCCGATACGCGCGCGCCACAGGCAAGCCAGGCGTCGCGCACCCGCGCCACGGCTTCTGCATCGTTGTCCGCAAGCGGTGTGAGGATCACGTTGCGGTCAGTGAAGAGCGTTGCGGAAGCGGCTGCCGCGCCGGTCTTCTCGCTGCCGGCGATGGGATGCGCGGGGACGAAGCGCGGCAGCACGGCGGCAAAATGCGCGCGTGCGTTCGCCACCACGTCGCGCTTGGTGCTGCCGGCGTCGGTGACCACGGCGTGCGGCGCCAGCACCGGCGCTATGGCTTCCATCACGGCGCCCATCTGCCCGACGGGCACGGCGAGCAGGACGAAATCCGCGCCCTGCACGCCACTCGCCGCATCGCGTGCAACCTCGTCGACGATGCCATGCGCGAGCGCGTCGGCTAGATTGGCGCGACCGCGGCCGATGCCGACCACCCGCCCGACCGCTCCTGCCTGCTTCAGCGCAGCGGCAAAGGACCCGCCGATCAGGCCGACGCCGATGACGGCGAGGCGTTCGATGCGCATCATCAACGCCCGAGCGCCTGCGCCAGCGCCGCCAGAAAGCGCGCGTTCTCCTCCGGCAGCCCGACCGACACGCGCAGGAAATCCGGCATGCCGTAGCTCGCGATCGGGCGCACGATCACGCCGAGGCGCAGCAGCCGGTCGTAGACACCCGCCGCGTCGGCGACGCGGAAGCTCACGAAGTTGCCATAGGACGGAATGAAGTCGAGGCGAAGCCCTTCGAGGCCGGCGACGATCTGCGCCATGCCCAGGCGGTTGCGCTCGCGGCTCGCGGCGACGAAGGCCTGATCGCCGAGCGCGGCCACTGCCGCCGCCTGCGCCACGCTGCTCACGTTGAACGGTTGCCGCACGCGATTCATGAGGTCCGCGACGAGGGGATGGGCGAGTCCGTACCCCACGCGCAATCCGGCAAGTCCGTGCGCCTTCGAGAAGGTGTGCGACACCACCAGATTGGGAAACTCGGCGAGCCACGCCGCGCTGTCCGTGCGCAGGTCATCCGGCAGGTACTCGACATACGCCTCGTCCAGCACCACCAGCACACGGCTCGGCACCGACTCCAGGAACGCGTGGACCTCGCGCGGCGACACGAAGGTGCCGGTCGGATTGTTCGGATTGGCGACGAACACGACGCGCACGTCGTCGGTGATCGCGCGCGCCATCGCCGGCAGGTCGTGACCGTAGTCGCGGGCGGGGACTTCGATGCCGCTGGCGCCGACCGCCTGGGTGACCAGCGGGTAGACGGCGAAGGCGTGCTGCGCGAAGACCGCCGCCGCGCCGGGCGCGAGGAAGGTGCGCGCCGCGAGTTCGAGCACGTCGTTCGAGCCATTGCCAAGGACGATGGTGCTCTCCGCGACGCCGTGGTGCGCGGCAAGCGCGCGCTTCAGTTCGAAGCCGTTGCCGTCCGGATAGCGCGCGACGTCCAGCAGGGCCGCCTGTGCCGCAGCGATCGCCAGCGGGCTCGCGCCGGCCGGGTTCTCGTTGGAGGCGAGCTTCACCGCGCCAGTGATGCCGAACTCACGCTCCAGTTCGGAAATCGGCTTGCCCGGCTGGTAGGGCGCGATGGCGTCCACGTAGGACGGTGCGAGGTCGCAGAGATCGGCGGCGATGGGCATGGTCAATAGACGGCGACGGGATAGGAGCCGAGCACCTTCAGGAACGCGGCGAGCGCCTGCAATTCCCCCAGCGCGCCGGCGACCGGCGGGTCCTCGCGGTGGCCTTCGAGGTCGACGAAGAATACGTATTCCCATAAGCCCGTGCGCGAGGGCCGCGATTCGAGCCGGGTCATGCTGACGCCGTGCCGCGCAAGCGGGGACAGCAGCGCGTGCACCGCACCCGGCCGGTTCGGCGCCGACATGACGAGCGAGGTCTTGTCGCGACCCGAGCCGGCCGCATCGTGCGTGCCGAGGACGAGGAAGCGCGTCGTGTTGTTGGGATCGTCCTCGATGTTGGACGCCAGCACGTCGAGGCCGTAAAGCTCCGCTGCGGCGCGGCTCGCGATCGCGGCTGCTCCCGGCTCGGCGGCAGCCAGCCGCGCCGCCTCGGCATTGCTCACCACCGCCACGCGCACGACGCCGGGGTGGTTCTGTTCGAGCCAGTCGTGACACTGCGCGAGACTCTGCGCGTGCGAATAGATGCGCAGCGGAGCATCGGCGCCCGTGCCCTTCGCCAGCAGATGGTGGTGCACGGGCAGCGCGATCTCCCCGCAGATCCTGAGCGGCGTGGCGAGCAGGAGATCGAGCGTGCGGCCGACGGCGCCTTCGGTGGAATTCTCGACCGGGACGACCCCGTACCCCGCCGAGCCCGCCTGCACCTTGCGGAACACTTCGTCGATGGAACCCGCCACCACCTTGCCGGTGCTCGCGCCGAAATGCTTGATCGCCGCCTCTTCGGAGAACGTCCCGCGCGGACCGAGAAAGGCGACGGCGAACGAGTCCTCGAGCGCGCGACACGCCGACATGATCTGTGTGAAGAGATTCGCCACCGCCGCCGCCGGCAGCGGCCCGCGATTCAAGGCCTGCAGCCGGCGGAGCACCTGCGCCTCGCGCTCCGGACGGTAGATGGCGCCGTTCTGCTTGAGCGTGCCGATCTCGTGCGCGATCTCCGCACGCGCGTTGGCAAGCCGCAGGATTTCCTCGTCGAGCGCGTCGATGCGATCGCGCAGTGTCTTGAGACGGTCGGTCATGGACGCGCCGCCGGCTTCAGCCGTGTCTTGACTCGAAGTCGCGCATGAAGTCGACCAGCGCCTGCACCCCGGCGAGCGGCATGGCGTTGTAGAGCGAAGCGCGCATGCCGCCGACGATGCGGTGACCCTTGAGGGCGATGAGCCCGCGCTGGCGCGACTCGTCGAGAAAGTCGCGGTCGAGCTTGGGATCGTGCAGGGTGAAGGGGACGTTCATGCGCGAGCGGTCCTCCCTGGCGACCGGGTTGCGATAGAAGCCGGAAGCGTCGATGCAATCGTACAGGAGCTTCGCCTTGGCGACGTTCTCGCGTTCGACGGCGGCGAGCCCGCCGCGCTGGAGGAGCCAGCGGAAGACCAGCCCCGCCACGTAGATCGGGAACGTGGCCGGCGTGTTGAACATCGAGCCGTGCTCCGCCTGCACGGCGTAGTCGAGTGTCGACGGCGTCATCGGCAGCGCGCGGCCGAGCAGATCGGCGCGCACGATGACGAGTGTGAGGCCCGCCGGGGCGATGTTCTTCTGCGCGCCGGCATAGATCAGCCCATAGCGCGCGACATTCAGCGGCCGCGAGAGGATGTTGGAGGACATGTCCGCCACCAGCGGCACCTCGCCCGTTTCCGGCGTCCACTGGAACTCGACGCCATGGACGGTTTCGTTCGGGCAGTAATGGGCGTAGGCGGCACCTGGATTGAGCTGCCAGTCGCGCTGCTTCGGCGCGAAGGTGAAGCCTTCCGCTTCGGAACTCGCCACCACGCTCACTTCGCACAGCTTGCGCGCCTCGCGGATGGCGCGCGAGGACCATTCGCCGGTGTTCACGTAGTCGGCGCCGGCGCGCCCGCCCAGCAGGTTCATCGGTACCGCGGCAAACTGCGTGGCGGCACCGCCCTGCAGGAACAGCACCTTGTGCGTCTCGGGGATGGCGAGCAGTTCGCGCAGGTCGCGCTCGGCCTGTTGGAACACGCCCGTGAACTCGGCGCCCCGGTGGCTCAACTCCATGATCGACGCGCCGCAGCCGTGCCAGTCGAGCAGTTCCTCCTGCACCTGCGTCAGCACTTCGGTCGGCAGCATCGCCGGTCCGGGACCGAAGTTGTACGCGCGCTCGGTCATGTCTCACCCCCATTCGCCGCGTCGGGTTCGCTGGCCGTCCCGGCCACGCCCTCGGGCGCGACCGCGTCCGTGTCGTCGTCGCTTTCGACCACCCGCTGCAAGCCGGCCAAGGTCTCGCCGCTGTCGAGATTGATGAGCGTGACACCCTGCGTGGCGCGGCTCATCTGGCGGATCTCGGCCACCCGCGTGCGGATCAGCACTCCGCCGGTGGTGATCAGCATCACCTCGTCCTCCGGGCGCACCAGCGAGGCCGCCACCACGGCGCCGTTGCGCTCGCTCGTCTGGATCGCGATCATGCCCTGCGTGCCGCGCCCGTGGCGCGTGTATTCGGCGACCGGGGTGCGCTTGCCGTAGCCGTTCTCGGTCGCCGTCAGCACCGACTGGGTCTCGTCCTCCACCACCAGGAGCGAGATCACCTGCTGTCCGGCCGCGAGGCGCATGCCGCGCACGCCGCGCGCGTTGCGTCCCATCGGCCGCACGTCCTCCTCGGAGAAGCGCACCGCCTTGCCGGCGTTGGAGAAAAGCATGATGTCGTGCTCGCCGTCGGTGAGCTCGACGCCGATCAGGTAGTCACCCTCGTCGAGATCGACCGCGAAGATGCCGGCACTGCGCGGCCGCGAGAAATCGGAGAGCGGCGTCTTCTTGACGGTGCCGTTGGCGGTCGCCATGAAGACGAAGTGGTCGTCGTCGAAGACCTTCACCGGCAGAATGGCGTTGATCTTCTCGCCGTCCTGCAGCGGCACCAGATTCACGATCGGCTTGCCGCGGCTCGTGCGCGTGCCTTGCGGCACCGCGTACACCTTGATCCAGTAGAGCCGCCCGAGGCTCGAGAAGCACAGGATGTAGTCGTGCGTGTTGGCGATGAAGAGGTTGTCGATGAAATCGTCTTCCTTCGTCGCCGTTGCCTGCTTGCCGCGCCCGCCGCGCTTCTGCGCGCGGTAGTCGGCGAGCGGCTGCGACTTGATGTAGCCGCCGTGGGAGAGCGTCACCACCACGTCTGCCGGCGCAATCAGATCCTCCAGCGACAGTTCCTGGGCGTCGACGATGATTTCGCTGCGCCGCGCGTCACCGTACTGATCGCGGATGTGACCCAGCTCCTCGACGATGATGCGCGTGATGCGCTCAGGCTTCGCCAGCACGTCGAGCAGGTCGGCGATCTGATCCATCACTTCGCGGTACTCGGCGCGGATCTTGTCCTGCTCGAGCCCGGTCAGGCGCTGCAGCTGCATCTCGAGGATGCGCTGCGCCTGTGCCTCCGACAGGCGATAACCCTCGGCCGTCAGGCCGAACTGGCGACCGAGCCCCTCGGGGCGTGACAGGTCGGCGTCCGCACGCGCGAGCATCTCCTCCACCAGCGTCGAGCGCCAGACCCGCCCCATCAGCTGCTGCTTCGCCTCGGCCGGGGACGGCGCCGCCTTGATGAGCGCGATGACCTCGTCCACGTTCGACAACGCCACCGCCAGGCCTTCGAGGATGTGCCCGCGCTCGCGCGCCTTGCGCAGCTCGTACACGGTGCGCCGCGTGATGACCTCGCGGCGGTGGCGCAGGAACGCTTCCAGGACCTGCTTCAGATTGAGCTGGCGCGGCTGGCCGTCGACCAGCGCCACCATGTTGATGCCGAAGCTGTCCTGCATCTGCGTTTCTTTGTACAGATTGTTGAGGACGACTTCGGGCACCTCGCCGCGCTTGAGTTCGATCACTGCCCGCATGCCCGACTTGTCGGACTCGTCGCGGATGTCGGAGATGCCTTCCAGACGCTTGTCGCGCACCAGCTCGCCGATGCGGATGAGCAGGTTGGCCTTGTTCACCTGATACGGCAGCTCGTCGATGATGATCGCCTGCCGCGCGCCCTTCTCCATGTCCTCGACGTGCGTGCGGGCGCGGATGACGACACGCCCGCGGCCGGTGCGATAGCCTTCGACGATGCCCTGCGTACCGTAGATGATGGCGGCCGTGGGGAAATCCGGCGCCGGGATGTACTGCATCAGCTCGTCGACGGAGAGCTCCGCGTTCTCCAGCAGGGCAAGGCAGCCGGCGATGACCTCGCCGAGGTTGTGCGGCGGCACGTTGGTCGCCATGCCGACGGCGATGCCGGTGGAGCCGTTGACGAGCAGGTTCGGAATGCGGCTCGGCAGGACCGTCGGCTCCTGCTCCTTGCCGTCGTAGTTGGGCTGGAAGTCGACCGTTTCGCGCTCGATGTCGGCGAGAAGCTCGCCGGCAATCCGCGCCAGCCGGCACTCGGTGTAGCGCATCGCCGCGGCGTTGTCGCCGTCGATGGAGCCGAAGTTGCCCTGGCCGTCGATCAGCGGATAGCGCAAGGTGAAGCCCTGCGCCATGCGCACCAGCGTGTCGTAGATCGCGTTGTCGCCGTGCGGATGGAACTTGCCCATGACATCGCCGACGATGCGTGCACACTTCACGTAGGGCCGGTTCCAGACGTTGTTCGCCTCGTGCATGGCGAAGAGCACGCGCCGGTGCACCGGCTTGAGACCGTCGCGAACATCCGGCAGGGCACGCCCGACAATGACGCTCATGGCGTAGTCGAGGTAGGAGCGCCGCATCTCCTCCTCGAGGCTGATCGGAACGGTTTCCTTGGCGAACGTTTCCATCCGGATGATGAGGTAAGTGACTGAAGAGCCGACGCGTTTGAGCTTCCCGGGCGATTGCCCGCAGGCCCCGTGGCGACCCCTGACAAAAACGTAAATTGTAGCATCCGGCACCCGCCGGGGATCATGCGCGGGGAGCGTTTATGCCGCCCGAATCGGGTGTTGCACAGACGCAACAACCCGGCAGAATCCGCAAACCGGCAAAAACTTTTGTGCTAGCATGCCTCGGGTATTCAGGGTTCCAGCGCCGCCCCGTTGCGGGGTGCAGCGCGAAAAGATCCAGCAGTATCCAAATCAATAAGCGAAGGGGTGATCTTATGAACTTTGCAGCCAAGGCCGTTCTCACGGGTTTCGCGGCGTCGATGGCGCTGTCGACCGTCCCGGCGATGGCCCAGACACCACGCCCGGAGGTATACACATCCGACTCCGCGGGGCAGGTGGTGAAGGATCCGTTTGATCTTTGCTGGCGGACCGGCTATTGGACGCCGGCCGGTGCAGCAGCCGACAAGGAGTGGGGTTGCAAGTGCGACAAGGATCTCATCGCGAAAGAGATCTGCGAGCCGCCACCGCCCCCGCCGCCGCCCGCTCCGCCGCCCCCGGTCGAGCCGGCACCGGTCAAGCTGTTGCCGAAGAAGATCGATTTCTCGGCCGATGCGCTGTTCGACTTCGACAAGTACGTGCTGAAGCCGAAGGGCACCGAGATGCTCGACGAACTCGTGTCGACGCTTTCCGGCGC from Betaproteobacteria bacterium includes these protein-coding regions:
- a CDS encoding prephenate dehydrogenase/arogenate dehydrogenase family protein, giving the protein MMRIERLAVIGVGLIGGSFAAALKQAGAVGRVVGIGRGRANLADALAHGIVDEVARDAASGVQGADFVLLAVPVGQMGAVMEAIAPVLAPHAVVTDAGSTKRDVVANARAHFAAVLPRFVPAHPIAGSEKTGAAAASATLFTDRNVILTPLADNDAEAVARVRDAWLACGARVSDMTPEAHDRALG
- a CDS encoding histidinol-phosphate transaminase — translated: MPIAADLCDLAPSYVDAIAPYQPGKPISELEREFGITGAVKLASNENPAGASPLAIAAAQAALLDVARYPDGNGFELKRALAAHHGVAESTIVLGNGSNDVLELAARTFLAPGAAAVFAQHAFAVYPLVTQAVGASGIEVPARDYGHDLPAMARAITDDVRVVFVANPNNPTGTFVSPREVHAFLESVPSRVLVVLDEAYVEYLPDDLRTDSAAWLAEFPNLVVSHTFSKAHGLAGLRVGYGLAHPLVADLMNRVRQPFNVSSVAQAAAVAALGDQAFVAASRERNRLGMAQIVAGLEGLRLDFIPSYGNFVSFRVADAAGVYDRLLRLGVIVRPIASYGMPDFLRVSVGLPEENARFLAALAQALGR
- the pheA gene encoding prephenate dehydratase → MTDRLKTLRDRIDALDEEILRLANARAEIAHEIGTLKQNGAIYRPEREAQVLRRLQALNRGPLPAAAVANLFTQIMSACRALEDSFAVAFLGPRGTFSEEAAIKHFGASTGKVVAGSIDEVFRKVQAGSAGYGVVPVENSTEGAVGRTLDLLLATPLRICGEIALPVHHHLLAKGTGADAPLRIYSHAQSLAQCHDWLEQNHPGVVRVAVVSNAEAARLAAAEPGAAAIASRAAAELYGLDVLASNIEDDPNNTTRFLVLGTHDAAGSGRDKTSLVMSAPNRPGAVHALLSPLARHGVSMTRLESRPSRTGLWEYVFFVDLEGHREDPPVAGALGELQALAAFLKVLGSYPVAVY
- the serC gene encoding 3-phosphoserine/phosphohydroxythreonine transaminase: MTERAYNFGPGPAMLPTEVLTQVQEELLDWHGCGASIMELSHRGAEFTGVFQQAERDLRELLAIPETHKVLFLQGGAATQFAAVPMNLLGGRAGADYVNTGEWSSRAIREARKLCEVSVVASSEAEGFTFAPKQRDWQLNPGAAYAHYCPNETVHGVEFQWTPETGEVPLVADMSSNILSRPLNVARYGLIYAGAQKNIAPAGLTLVIVRADLLGRALPMTPSTLDYAVQAEHGSMFNTPATFPIYVAGLVFRWLLQRGGLAAVERENVAKAKLLYDCIDASGFYRNPVAREDRSRMNVPFTLHDPKLDRDFLDESRQRGLIALKGHRIVGGMRASLYNAMPLAGVQALVDFMRDFESRHG
- the gyrA gene encoding DNA gyrase subunit A → METFAKETVPISLEEEMRRSYLDYAMSVIVGRALPDVRDGLKPVHRRVLFAMHEANNVWNRPYVKCARIVGDVMGKFHPHGDNAIYDTLVRMAQGFTLRYPLIDGQGNFGSIDGDNAAAMRYTECRLARIAGELLADIERETVDFQPNYDGKEQEPTVLPSRIPNLLVNGSTGIAVGMATNVPPHNLGEVIAGCLALLENAELSVDELMQYIPAPDFPTAAIIYGTQGIVEGYRTGRGRVVIRARTHVEDMEKGARQAIIIDELPYQVNKANLLIRIGELVRDKRLEGISDIRDESDKSGMRAVIELKRGEVPEVVLNNLYKETQMQDSFGINMVALVDGQPRQLNLKQVLEAFLRHRREVITRRTVYELRKARERGHILEGLAVALSNVDEVIALIKAAPSPAEAKQQLMGRVWRSTLVEEMLARADADLSRPEGLGRQFGLTAEGYRLSEAQAQRILEMQLQRLTGLEQDKIRAEYREVMDQIADLLDVLAKPERITRIIVEELGHIRDQYGDARRSEIIVDAQELSLEDLIAPADVVVTLSHGGYIKSQPLADYRAQKRGGRGKQATATKEDDFIDNLFIANTHDYILCFSSLGRLYWIKVYAVPQGTRTSRGKPIVNLVPLQDGEKINAILPVKVFDDDHFVFMATANGTVKKTPLSDFSRPRSAGIFAVDLDEGDYLIGVELTDGEHDIMLFSNAGKAVRFSEEDVRPMGRNARGVRGMRLAAGQQVISLLVVEDETQSVLTATENGYGKRTPVAEYTRHGRGTQGMIAIQTSERNGAVVAASLVRPEDEVMLITTGGVLIRTRVAEIRQMSRATQGVTLINLDSGETLAGLQRVVESDDDTDAVAPEGVAGTASEPDAANGGET
- a CDS encoding OmpA family protein, coding for MNFAAKAVLTGFAASMALSTVPAMAQTPRPEVYTSDSAGQVVKDPFDLCWRTGYWTPAGAAADKEWGCKCDKDLIAKEICEPPPPPPPPAPPPPVEPAPVKLLPKKIDFSADALFDFDKYVLKPKGTEMLDELVSTLSGATYDSIGAVGFTDPIGTVAYNQKLSERRANAVKTYLTGKGIPAEKIKSEGRGKNDLKITIAECRSQGHKVRKALIECLQPNRRVEVSVTGTKPQ